The following proteins come from a genomic window of Herpetosiphonaceae bacterium:
- a CDS encoding aminotransferase class III-fold pyridoxal phosphate-dependent enzyme, producing MTPGTRSRQDILDLSRETTLYEWTAQRAIKPLVIDRAKGIYVWDVDGTRYLDFNSQLMCVNIGHGDERVLSAIKAQIDKLCYVAPTAATTAARAELGRLLQEITPGNLSKAFFTNGGAEANENAIKIARMVTGRHKIIARYRSYHGATAGAITLTGDPRRWAAEPGIPGVVRVMDPDRYRCRWCGDRPACTLDCLNHIEDVIRFEGPHTIAAVIVEPVVGTNGLIIPPDGYLPGLRELCTRYGILLICDEVMSGFGRTGAWFAVDHWGVTPDIMTVAKGLTSAYVPLGATIVTDTIAEYFEDRPLSAGLTYNAHPVGCAAAIACIKVYQEDRLIENARVLGQVLAAELHQYKERHPSVGDVRSIGLFSIVELVKNRATREPLIPFNPGPDELGPMPEFNAFLRHNGLFTFVRWNTFFINPPLCITEEQLREGLAIIDRGLEIIDRAVA from the coding sequence ATGACACCAGGCACCCGTTCACGGCAGGACATCCTTGACCTTTCGCGTGAAACCACGCTGTACGAGTGGACCGCTCAGCGGGCGATCAAGCCGCTCGTGATCGATCGAGCCAAGGGCATCTATGTCTGGGATGTTGACGGCACGCGCTACCTGGATTTTAACTCGCAGCTGATGTGCGTCAACATCGGTCATGGCGACGAGCGCGTGCTGAGCGCGATCAAGGCGCAGATCGACAAGCTCTGTTATGTTGCGCCCACGGCTGCGACGACCGCAGCGCGCGCTGAGCTGGGTCGGCTGCTCCAAGAGATCACGCCTGGTAATCTCAGCAAAGCCTTTTTCACAAACGGCGGAGCCGAGGCCAACGAGAACGCCATCAAGATCGCGCGGATGGTCACGGGCCGTCACAAGATCATTGCGCGCTACCGCTCGTATCATGGGGCGACGGCAGGCGCGATTACGCTGACTGGCGATCCTCGGCGCTGGGCCGCTGAGCCCGGCATTCCTGGAGTTGTTCGCGTGATGGACCCGGATCGCTATCGCTGCCGCTGGTGCGGTGATCGACCGGCCTGTACGCTGGATTGTCTCAACCATATCGAGGATGTGATCCGATTTGAAGGACCCCACACGATCGCCGCGGTCATCGTCGAGCCAGTCGTCGGCACGAATGGGCTGATCATTCCGCCCGACGGGTATTTGCCTGGCCTGCGCGAACTTTGTACCCGGTACGGTATTCTGCTGATTTGCGATGAGGTTATGAGCGGCTTTGGCAGAACCGGGGCATGGTTTGCCGTGGATCACTGGGGCGTCACACCTGATATTATGACGGTCGCCAAAGGGCTGACCTCGGCCTACGTGCCGCTGGGCGCGACGATCGTCACGGATACGATCGCCGAGTACTTCGAGGACCGGCCACTCTCGGCTGGGCTTACCTACAACGCGCATCCGGTCGGCTGTGCGGCGGCAATCGCCTGTATCAAGGTGTACCAGGAGGACCGGCTGATCGAAAATGCGCGGGTGCTGGGCCAGGTGCTCGCAGCGGAGCTGCACCAGTACAAGGAGCGGCATCCTTCGGTGGGCGATGTCCGGTCGATTGGGCTGTTCAGTATCGTCGAGCTGGTCAAAAACCGCGCCACTCGCGAACCGCTGATACCGTTCAATCCCGGCCCGGATGAGCTCGGCCCGATGCCGGAATTCAACGCATTTCTGCGGCATAACGGCCTGTTTACCTTTGTGCGTTGGAATACATTCTTTATCAACCCGCCGCTCTGTATCACTGAGGAGCAACTGCGCGAAGGGCTGGCGATCATCGACCGCGGCCTTGAGATCATCGATCGAGCGGTAGCGTAG
- a CDS encoding alpha-N-arabinofuranosidase, with amino-acid sequence METARIIADPEFRIGVVDPRLFGSFIEHLGRAVYTGIYEPGHPTADDMGFRRDVLDLVRELRVPIVRYPGGNFVSGYDWRDGVGPNDQRPRRLDLAWRSLETNEVGTDEFCAWARRAGTEVNLAVNLGTGGIDTARSLVEYCNHPGGSLYSDMRIANGHREPYKIKTWCLGNEMDGPWQLGHRTADEYGRHAARTAIAMKWVDSSIELVACGSSHAQMPTFGEWEATVLDHVYEYVEYLSLHQYYRNTDDLGTFLAQTIEMDDFIRSVVAICDFVRAKKRLKKQLYLSFDEWNVWYQNPIDREMMRDHPWQVAPPLFERPYTLEDALVVGLMLITLLRHADRVKIGCMAQLVNTIAPISTVTGGGAWRQTIYYPFLHASRYGRGTVLDLQVSSPTYANKEFDAVPLLDAVAVLDQEREELSIFAVNRGQEGALPLEGDLRGTMGYRVVEHLVLEHPDPLATNTIERPNEVVPHTRGNAELSDGRLTATLAPLSWNVIRLSRPRR; translated from the coding sequence ATGGAGACGGCCAGAATCATTGCGGACCCTGAGTTTCGGATCGGGGTCGTCGATCCACGCTTGTTCGGCTCGTTCATCGAGCACCTGGGCCGGGCGGTGTATACCGGCATCTACGAGCCCGGACACCCGACAGCGGACGACATGGGCTTTCGGCGCGATGTGCTTGACCTTGTCCGCGAGCTGCGCGTCCCGATCGTGCGCTATCCCGGCGGTAACTTTGTCTCCGGCTATGACTGGCGCGACGGCGTGGGGCCGAACGACCAGCGCCCGCGACGGCTCGATCTCGCCTGGCGGAGCCTGGAGACGAACGAGGTCGGTACGGACGAGTTCTGTGCGTGGGCGCGGCGTGCCGGCACGGAGGTCAATCTCGCCGTCAATCTCGGAACCGGCGGCATCGACACCGCGCGCAGCCTGGTCGAGTACTGTAACCACCCGGGCGGCAGCCTGTATAGCGACATGCGGATTGCCAACGGCCACCGGGAGCCGTACAAGATTAAGACATGGTGCCTCGGCAATGAGATGGATGGTCCCTGGCAGCTCGGCCACCGAACCGCCGATGAGTATGGCAGGCACGCAGCACGGACCGCCATCGCCATGAAGTGGGTCGACTCGTCGATCGAGCTGGTGGCGTGTGGCAGCTCGCACGCCCAGATGCCGACCTTCGGCGAGTGGGAGGCGACGGTCCTCGACCATGTCTATGAGTACGTGGAGTACCTGTCGCTCCATCAATACTACCGGAATACCGACGATCTGGGCACCTTCCTCGCCCAAACGATCGAGATGGACGACTTTATCCGGAGTGTGGTTGCGATCTGTGACTTCGTGCGGGCCAAGAAGCGGCTCAAGAAGCAGCTCTATCTCTCCTTCGACGAGTGGAACGTGTGGTATCAGAACCCCATCGATCGAGAGATGATGCGGGATCACCCGTGGCAGGTAGCGCCGCCGCTGTTCGAGCGGCCATACACCCTCGAAGATGCGCTCGTAGTGGGTCTTATGCTCATCACCTTGCTGCGGCACGCCGATCGCGTCAAGATTGGCTGCATGGCGCAGCTCGTGAACACGATCGCTCCCATTAGCACCGTCACGGGCGGCGGGGCCTGGCGGCAGACGATCTACTATCCTTTCCTGCATGCCTCGCGGTATGGGCGAGGCACGGTCCTCGACCTCCAGGTCAGCTCGCCGACGTACGCAAACAAGGAGTTTGACGCGGTGCCCCTGCTCGATGCGGTTGCGGTCCTCGACCAGGAGCGCGAGGAGCTGAGCATCTTTGCCGTCAACCGAGGCCAGGAAGGAGCCTTACCCCTGGAGGGGGATCTGCGGGGCACGATGGGCTATCGCGTTGTCGAACACCTCGTGCTTGAGCATCCCGATCCGCTGGCAACCAACACGATCGAGCGCCCAAACGAGGTCGTGCCGCACACACGTGGCAATGCAGAGCTTTCGGACGGCAGGCTGACTGCCACACTGGCACCTCTGTCGTGGAACGTCATCCGCCTGTCCAGGCCGCGACGCTAG
- the tal gene encoding transaldolase — protein sequence MSKNPLFDLRKRGQSIWYDSISRGLIASGQLQKLVDDYAVVGVTSNPTIFEKAFGGSADYDDDIRALSESGLRAPEIYERLATDDIRRACDVLMPLYEATQHIDGQVSIEVSPWLAHDTQETVAEARWLWRTVGRPNLMVKIPGTQEGIPAVEQLISEGLSINITLLFAVSVYEQVIDAYLKGLERRVAEGQPIDRIHSVASFFVSRVDTMVDNELAAQIQASDDATEQARLRGLLGKAAIANAKLAYQAFKRVFGQEIPNPRWEALRAKGPNLQRPLWASTSTKNPAYPDTMYVAELVGPHTVNTVPESALLAFADHGVVRGTTVEEDIGHAQQVVSELADVGIDLQEITERRLVVEGVRSFTASFDTLLHQLRTKRDTILAASPGGQHVALGAEQRR from the coding sequence ATGTCCAAAAACCCATTGTTCGATCTGCGCAAGCGTGGTCAGAGCATCTGGTACGACAGCATCAGCCGGGGACTGATCGCATCCGGCCAGTTGCAGAAGCTGGTCGATGACTACGCCGTGGTTGGCGTGACCTCCAACCCGACCATCTTCGAGAAAGCCTTTGGCGGTAGTGCGGACTACGATGACGACATTCGTGCCCTGAGCGAGTCGGGCCTGCGCGCGCCGGAGATCTATGAGCGGCTGGCGACCGACGACATTCGTCGCGCATGCGATGTCCTGATGCCACTCTACGAAGCGACGCAGCACATCGACGGACAGGTGAGCATCGAGGTGAGTCCATGGCTCGCCCACGACACGCAGGAAACCGTGGCGGAAGCTCGCTGGCTATGGCGTACGGTGGGCAGGCCCAATCTGATGGTCAAAATCCCCGGTACCCAGGAAGGTATTCCAGCCGTCGAGCAGCTAATCTCTGAGGGGCTGAGTATCAACATCACGCTGCTCTTTGCGGTGTCAGTGTACGAGCAGGTGATCGATGCCTACCTCAAGGGGCTGGAGCGCCGGGTCGCGGAGGGTCAACCAATCGACCGGATTCACTCCGTCGCGAGCTTCTTCGTCAGCCGCGTCGACACGATGGTCGACAACGAGCTTGCGGCGCAGATCCAGGCGTCGGACGATGCGACCGAGCAGGCGCGGCTGCGTGGGCTCTTGGGCAAGGCGGCCATCGCTAACGCAAAGCTGGCCTATCAGGCGTTCAAGCGTGTCTTTGGACAGGAGATCCCCAATCCTCGTTGGGAGGCGCTCCGAGCGAAAGGTCCCAACCTCCAACGACCGCTGTGGGCCAGCACCAGCACGAAGAATCCGGCCTACCCCGATACGATGTATGTGGCGGAGCTGGTCGGACCCCATACCGTGAACACGGTGCCGGAGAGCGCACTGCTCGCGTTTGCCGATCACGGGGTGGTCCGTGGGACCACCGTCGAGGAGGACATCGGGCACGCGCAGCAGGTGGTGAGCGAGCTGGCGGACGTCGGCATCGATCTCCAGGAGATCACGGAGCGCCGACTGGTGGTGGAGGGGGTGCGATCGTTCACGGCTTCGTTCGACACGCTGCTCCATCAGTTGCGCACGAAGCGCGACACCATCCTGGCAGCGAGTCCAGGCGGGCAACACGTTGCGCTGGGTGCCGAACAACGCCGTTGA